The following coding sequences are from one Triticum aestivum cultivar Chinese Spring chromosome 5A, IWGSC CS RefSeq v2.1, whole genome shotgun sequence window:
- the LOC123103972 gene encoding probable calcium-binding protein CML15 translates to MAIRNVTAATRSLDGDMTVDEFKEWLRRFDVDRDGRISRDELRCAMRTIRTRFSGYKSKRGIEYADADGDGYVDDGEVDGLIEYAQKSLGLRIVAY, encoded by the coding sequence ATGGCGATCAGGAACGTGACGGCGGCGACAAGGTCGCTGGACGGGGACATGACGGTGGACGAGTTCAAGGAGTGGCTCCGGCGGTTCGACGTGGACCGCGACGGCCGCATCAGCCGCGACGAGCTGCGGTGCGCGATGCGCACCATCCGGACGCGCTTCTCGGGGTACAAGAGCAAGCGCGGCATCGAGTACGCCGACGCCGACGGCGACGGCTACGTCGACGACGGCGAGGTGGACGGACTCATCGAGTACGCGCAGAAGAGCCTCGGGCTCAGGATCGTCGCCTACTAG